The nucleotide window AGGTCGCGCGTCTGTCGGATGTGCCGGTCGGCGGCGCCGTCGCGGTGATGTTCGACGGCGCGCAGATCATCGTGTCCCAGCCCACCGCCGGCGAGGTCGTGGCCTTCAGTGCCATCTGTACCCACCAGGGCTGCATCGTGCAGCCGGAGAAGACGGGCCTGAACTGCCCGTGCCACCAGTCGCTCTTCGACACCGCGACCGGCGCCGTGCTCCAGGGCCCGGCCACCGAACCTCTCCCACCCGTGGCGGTCACCCTCGACGGTGACAAAGTCCTAGCGGGCTAACGCACACCCT belongs to Cryobacterium sp. SO2 and includes:
- a CDS encoding Rieske (2Fe-2S) protein yields the protein MTDSPALTRRTLLVAGSAGTALALAACAPNTSSSGSGTGGDSGTTTPTEVARLSDVPVGGAVAVMFDGAQIIVSQPTAGEVVAFSAICTHQGCIVQPEKTGLNCPCHQSLFDTATGAVLQGPATEPLPPVAVTLDGDKVLAG